The nucleotide sequence CCAGGGGATGCGATACATTATTATTGTATCACATTTGCGCCGCTTTGCTAAGAGGGGATTGTATGATCGATGAAATTGCGGAGCGGACGCGGGTCGGGGAGCGTTTGGACCGTTGCTAGGCCCGGATCGAGCCCGCGGCTGGGGCTGTCCGAACCGGTTGCGGCCGGACCACCATCGGCGATGTGGCGATGGGGCCGACCGGGTGGTAGTCCCAGCGTTTGAGCAGATCGTTGGCCATCCGGCTGATGATCTCGACCTGCTGTGCCGAGAGTTCCTCCGGCTCGACGTATTGGGTCGCGGAATAGCCGGCCTCGCCGGCGCCGGTGAACGTGTTGATTTTGCGGCCGAAGATCGACCGATCGATGCCCTCGACCCCGACGAACGCCTCGAGCCGCTGGGCGTGCTCCTCCGGATTGGCCAGCATCTGGTCGTATCGGATCATCAGGATCCGCTCGTTCGACCGGCAGCTGAGCATGTAGAACATGTT is from Phycisphaerae bacterium and encodes:
- a CDS encoding sulfotransferase, which codes for KGDSDFWSSSVWPDVRSYSQVLVKSLEMVLRNYKQDAMRDGFEHWGVKNPLYDGKHFELFYHTLPQGRFIFIHRHILDVARSYKARKWLNSEQDCTEMVRQWGRNMFYMLSCRSNERILMIRYDQMLANPEEHAQRLEAFVGVEGIDRSIFGRKINTFTGAGEAGYSATQYVEPEELSAQQVEIISRMANDLLKRWDYHPVGPIATSPMVVRPQPVRTAPAAGSIRA